A region from the Candidatus Electrothrix scaldis genome encodes:
- the fabZ gene encoding 3-hydroxyacyl-ACP dehydratase FabZ: protein MEATQEASQSKEPMNQGFIEERIPHRAPFLWLDRILELDETSIRAEKFIPEDLDVFQGHYPDYPIMPGVLLCEAIFQAGALLISETMRGKEEINGVPVLTRILGAKFKREVGPGDTIELQATLKERVGPAWFMKGSVRIKGKIAVQVEFACALKAE, encoded by the coding sequence ATGGAAGCCACGCAAGAAGCGTCCCAAAGCAAGGAACCCATGAACCAGGGGTTTATTGAGGAGCGCATCCCCCATCGCGCCCCTTTTCTCTGGCTTGACCGTATCCTGGAGTTAGACGAAACAAGTATTCGGGCTGAAAAATTCATCCCCGAGGACCTCGACGTTTTTCAGGGGCATTACCCTGATTACCCTATCATGCCAGGTGTTCTCCTCTGCGAGGCAATCTTCCAGGCCGGAGCCCTGCTGATCAGCGAAACCATGCGCGGCAAAGAGGAGATAAACGGCGTTCCAGTGCTGACCCGAATTCTCGGGGCAAAATTCAAGCGCGAGGTCGGTCCCGGCGACACCATTGAGCTTCAGGCTACGCTCAAGGAACGCGTTGGTCCGGCCTGGTTCATGAAAGGCAGCGTACGGATCAAGGGCAAAATTGCAGTACAGGTTGAATTTGCCTGTGCGTTAAAAGCAGAATAA
- a CDS encoding SDR family oxidoreductase, producing MGFLQLEGKKIVIFGLANRKSVACAIGKVLVEAGAELIHVVRSEERAKACRKLFPDSPVFCCDVEEEENIIRVRDEIADQVSGPLAGIVHSIAFANYSEGLKPFHGTLKKDFLQAVNISCFSFISIANHFKDLLAPDASLITISISTTRMAAENYGYMAPVKAALDSSLCFLAKSFSAFSQVRFNAVNPSLLKTSASAGIPGYIDSYLFAEQAIPRKKALKTSEVANTAAFLLSERSSGINGQTIVVDAGMSSNYFDKDIISKVVS from the coding sequence ATGGGCTTTCTTCAACTGGAAGGAAAAAAAATTGTTATCTTCGGGCTCGCCAACAGAAAGTCGGTAGCCTGTGCCATCGGCAAAGTCCTGGTGGAAGCCGGAGCAGAGCTCATTCATGTGGTACGGAGCGAGGAACGGGCCAAGGCCTGTCGCAAGCTCTTCCCGGACAGCCCGGTCTTTTGCTGCGATGTGGAAGAGGAAGAGAATATCATCCGGGTGCGTGATGAGATCGCCGATCAGGTCAGTGGCCCGCTGGCAGGCATTGTCCATTCCATTGCCTTTGCCAATTACTCGGAAGGCCTGAAGCCCTTTCACGGCACCTTAAAGAAAGACTTTCTCCAGGCAGTGAACATCTCCTGCTTCTCCTTTATCTCCATAGCCAACCATTTTAAAGACCTGTTGGCCCCGGACGCCTCCCTGATCACCATCTCCATTTCCACCACCCGGATGGCAGCAGAAAATTACGGCTATATGGCACCGGTCAAGGCGGCCCTGGATTCTTCCCTCTGCTTTCTGGCCAAATCTTTTTCCGCCTTTTCTCAGGTCCGCTTTAATGCGGTCAATCCCAGCCTGCTCAAGACCTCAGCCTCGGCTGGCATCCCCGGCTATATTGATTCCTACCTCTTTGCCGAGCAGGCAATTCCGCGCAAAAAAGCCCTGAAAACCAGCGAGGTTGCTAACACCGCCGCATTTCTCCTCTCTGAACGTTCTTCCGGGATCAATGGTCAGACTATTGTGGTGGATGCAGGCATGAGTTCAAACTATTTTGACAAAGACATTATCAGCAAGGTGGTCAGCTAA
- a CDS encoding YkvA family protein, producing MATGKQNFLSRLLGMARHTVGVFRAKETPFYVKIILGLGLIYIASPWDLLPEAVPILGILDDFTLAALLIAWANGFRLPDNNNDDVGDDNK from the coding sequence ATGGCTACGGGAAAACAAAATTTTCTGTCCCGCCTCCTGGGCATGGCCCGGCATACAGTTGGCGTATTTCGGGCAAAAGAGACCCCGTTCTACGTCAAAATCATCCTGGGACTCGGTCTGATCTATATTGCTTCCCCCTGGGATCTTCTCCCGGAAGCCGTACCGATCCTTGGCATTCTGGATGATTTTACCTTGGCGGCCCTACTCATTGCCTGGGCAAATGGCTTTCGCTTGCCTGATAATAATAATGATGATGTTGGCGATGATAATAAATAA
- the amrA gene encoding AmmeMemoRadiSam system protein A, whose amino-acid sequence MLTALQKKILLRLARQTIEKELGQEASDPVTAEELDDPELRQHHGVFVTLNLDGTLRGCIGSLLGLEPLIAGVRRHAINAALRDNRFPLLTVNELAEVLIEISILTPPKNLEYTDSIDLVSRLQPGVDGVILKVPAGAGATFLPQVWEQLPEPETFLRHLCIKAGLPADSWQHGDLTVQTYQAHHFDERKISP is encoded by the coding sequence ATGCTCACAGCGCTCCAGAAAAAAATCCTGCTCCGCCTGGCGCGGCAGACCATCGAAAAAGAACTTGGTCAGGAGGCAAGCGATCCTGTGACAGCGGAAGAGCTGGACGACCCTGAACTCCGCCAGCATCACGGTGTTTTTGTCACCCTGAATCTGGATGGCACGCTCCGGGGCTGTATAGGCAGCCTACTCGGACTGGAGCCACTCATCGCCGGAGTACGCCGCCATGCCATTAATGCGGCACTGCGGGATAATCGTTTCCCCCTGCTCACCGTGAACGAACTGGCAGAGGTGCTTATAGAAATTTCTATCCTCACCCCTCCCAAAAATCTGGAGTATACTGACAGCATAGATCTGGTCAGCCGCTTACAACCCGGCGTTGACGGAGTGATCCTCAAGGTACCTGCTGGCGCGGGAGCAACCTTTCTTCCCCAGGTATGGGAACAACTCCCGGAACCCGAGACCTTTCTCCGCCACCTCTGTATCAAGGCGGGACTTCCTGCGGATAGTTGGCAACACGGGGACCTCACGGTACAGACCTATCAGGCCCATCATTTTGACGAACGAAAAATCTCACCATAA
- a CDS encoding YkgJ family cysteine cluster protein, with translation MKEITLSPQLTTEIEAIYQAMQEGYEQVASQVGLTCADCPDNCCDSYFLHHTYSEWAYLWQGLGQLSSEELADITERAKAYIAQCAEPLAQGRLPQIMCPLLNEKGLCSLYQHRMLVCRMHGIPATVTRPDGQPMRFPGCFRCQEIVREKYSPENEAPAMNRTQLFRQLAALESRLLEERRHLYPKVKKTIAEMIVEGPPAVPLPHCER, from the coding sequence ATGAAGGAAATAACTCTCTCCCCGCAACTGACCACGGAAATCGAAGCAATCTATCAGGCCATGCAGGAAGGATACGAGCAGGTCGCCAGCCAAGTCGGCCTGACCTGCGCTGACTGCCCGGATAATTGCTGTGATTCCTATTTTCTCCATCACACCTACAGCGAATGGGCCTACCTCTGGCAGGGGCTTGGTCAACTGAGCAGCGAAGAGCTTGCAGATATTACAGAACGAGCAAAAGCATATATTGCACAATGCGCTGAGCCATTGGCTCAAGGCAGGCTTCCCCAGATTATGTGTCCACTCCTCAATGAAAAGGGACTTTGCAGCCTGTATCAACACCGCATGTTGGTCTGCCGGATGCACGGAATTCCAGCCACTGTCACCAGACCAGATGGACAGCCCATGCGCTTTCCTGGCTGCTTCCGTTGTCAGGAAATCGTGAGGGAAAAATACAGCCCGGAAAACGAAGCACCGGCCATGAACCGCACCCAGCTTTTCCGCCAGCTGGCCGCCTTGGAATCCCGTCTTCTTGAAGAACGACGTCACCTCTACCCCAAGGTCAAAAAAACCATTGCGGAAATGATCGTTGAAGGGCCTCCGGCAGTGCCCCTCCCCCATTGTGAACGATAA
- the bioB gene encoding biotin synthase BioB, with product MKPDDSPQKIAEEIIAGASIDHATAYALSRSADQAAVWAAADELRRYFMGNRFHLCSIINARSGNCSENCRFCAQSARYQTGAAIYDLINSDQAIKIALDNEAHGVHRLSLVTSGHSIDKEAWEELSKLYAQINEKTSMELCASMGFLDREQAEQLAEAGITRYHCNLETNEKRFPEICTTHSWHDKIDTLVIAAEAGMSVCSGGIIGMGETMKDRIELAFELWEIGVQSIPINILTPIAGTPLAEFEPLPAEEILTTIALFRFINPDAVIRIAGGRQQLGKEQYRCFAAGANGAIVGNYLTTTGSSIAEDLEALKKMGFTV from the coding sequence ATGAAACCAGATGACTCTCCACAAAAAATCGCAGAAGAGATCATAGCTGGAGCAAGCATTGATCATGCAACAGCCTACGCGCTGTCCCGTTCTGCGGATCAGGCAGCTGTCTGGGCTGCTGCTGATGAGCTCCGTCGTTACTTCATGGGCAATCGCTTTCATCTCTGCTCTATCATCAATGCCCGGAGCGGCAACTGCTCAGAAAACTGCCGTTTCTGCGCCCAATCAGCTCGCTATCAAACCGGAGCGGCTATTTACGATCTGATCAACAGCGACCAAGCTATTAAGATCGCCCTGGATAACGAGGCCCACGGAGTTCATCGACTTTCTCTGGTCACCAGTGGCCATTCCATCGACAAAGAAGCTTGGGAAGAATTATCCAAGCTCTATGCCCAAATCAACGAAAAGACCTCGATGGAACTCTGCGCCTCGATGGGGTTCCTGGATCGTGAGCAGGCGGAACAGCTGGCAGAGGCCGGGATCACCCGCTATCATTGCAATCTGGAAACCAATGAGAAGCGTTTTCCTGAGATTTGTACCACCCATAGCTGGCATGACAAAATCGACACCCTGGTTATTGCAGCGGAAGCGGGCATGTCAGTTTGTTCCGGTGGAATCATCGGCATGGGAGAAACCATGAAGGACCGGATAGAACTGGCCTTTGAACTCTGGGAAATCGGGGTACAGTCCATTCCCATCAATATCCTGACGCCTATTGCAGGCACCCCTCTTGCCGAGTTTGAGCCACTTCCTGCCGAAGAAATCCTCACCACCATCGCCCTGTTCCGTTTTATCAACCCGGATGCGGTGATCCGTATTGCCGGAGGCAGGCAGCAGCTCGGCAAGGAGCAATATCGTTGCTTTGCTGCCGGGGCCAATGGAGCTATTGTCGGGAATTATTTAACCACGACCGGAAGCTCCATTGCCGAGGACCTTGAGGCCTTAAAAAAGATGGGGTTTACCGTGTAG
- a CDS encoding ATP-binding protein: MSRKKFNTTGPCLEERHYMLPPEQRLAEVRDLIDDHAFFVIHAPRKTGKTTLLRNLSRRLTQEGKYAALTISLESFIRSDVQQAMPGILARLHYDSEYQLTEELRPPAPDLCKTTPDVALLTYLSIWSKNIARPLVLFLDEIDSISGPLLLSVLRQLRDGYTSRPAPFPQSVALVGLKDVRDYKIQIREDVKSLGTASPFNGKARSLTMRNFTKPEVLDLLHQHTRTTGQEFEADAAAEIFRLTRGQPWLTNALAAQLVTDYDALVKDPSCPVRKQDVTKAREILIERRDTHLDSLVDKLHEPRVQSVLEPIMTGGISTNATYNDDFSYVRDLGLVEVVNGTRQIANPIYREIIPRVLSHQIQTAIPDEPAWFVAEDGSLDITLLIQGFIKFWRRHGEILLRGMPYHEAAPHLVFMAYLQRIVNSGGYIEREFAVGTGHADLVVDFQGRQDIIELKLLRGSYTRPEGVEQVAGYATRLSRDRGYLLIFDPTSETPWEERGKVEIEQCLDVAVVVLEA, from the coding sequence ATGTCACGGAAAAAATTCAACACCACTGGCCCCTGCCTGGAAGAACGCCACTACATGCTCCCACCGGAGCAACGACTTGCTGAGGTGCGTGACCTGATTGACGACCACGCTTTTTTTGTCATTCACGCTCCCCGGAAAACCGGTAAGACAACCTTGCTGCGCAACCTCTCCCGACGCCTGACGCAGGAGGGAAAGTACGCAGCCCTAACTATCTCTCTGGAAAGCTTCATCCGATCAGATGTTCAGCAGGCAATGCCGGGAATTTTAGCAAGGCTCCACTACGACTCCGAATATCAGCTTACTGAAGAACTCAGACCACCTGCACCGGATCTCTGCAAGACAACACCCGATGTTGCTCTCCTGACCTACCTGTCTATCTGGAGCAAAAACATTGCTCGTCCGCTTGTCCTTTTTCTGGACGAAATCGATTCCATCTCTGGCCCACTCCTGCTTTCCGTTCTCCGTCAGCTCCGAGATGGCTACACCTCACGCCCTGCTCCCTTTCCCCAAAGCGTCGCTCTGGTCGGCCTCAAAGACGTGCGCGACTACAAAATACAGATCAGAGAAGATGTCAAAAGTCTAGGTACGGCCAGTCCCTTTAATGGCAAGGCTCGCTCGTTGACTATGCGCAACTTCACGAAACCGGAGGTGCTGGATCTGCTACATCAACATACCAGGACAACCGGCCAGGAGTTTGAAGCAGATGCTGCTGCGGAAATCTTCCGCCTGACCCGTGGTCAACCTTGGCTGACCAATGCCTTGGCTGCGCAACTGGTCACGGATTACGATGCCCTGGTCAAAGACCCTTCCTGTCCGGTCCGAAAACAGGATGTCACCAAAGCGCGGGAAATCCTTATCGAACGCCGGGATACCCACCTGGACAGCCTTGTTGATAAACTGCATGAGCCGAGGGTTCAATCGGTTCTTGAACCGATCATGACCGGAGGGATTTCCACGAATGCCACTTACAACGATGATTTCTCCTATGTCAGAGACCTCGGTCTGGTTGAAGTAGTCAACGGGACCCGGCAGATTGCCAACCCCATCTATCGGGAAATCATTCCCCGTGTACTGTCCCATCAGATCCAAACCGCTATCCCGGATGAACCGGCCTGGTTTGTTGCTGAAGATGGCTCTCTGGATATCACCTTGCTTATTCAGGGCTTCATCAAATTCTGGCGACGGCACGGAGAAATCCTGCTCCGGGGCATGCCCTATCATGAGGCAGCACCTCATCTCGTGTTCATGGCTTATTTGCAGCGAATCGTCAATTCAGGCGGCTATATAGAACGGGAATTTGCAGTGGGTACAGGTCATGCTGATCTGGTAGTGGATTTTCAGGGAAGGCAGGATATTATTGAGCTGAAACTGCTGCGAGGTTCCTATACTCGGCCTGAAGGGGTGGAACAGGTCGCAGGCTATGCAACCCGCCTCAGCCGGGATCGGGGCTATTTGCTGATCTTTGATCCCACTTCAGAGACTCCCTGGGAAGAACGCGGGAAGGTGGAGATTGAGCAGTGCCTGGATGTTGCAGTGGTGGTGCTGGAGGCATAG